In Primulina huaijiensis isolate GDHJ02 chromosome 6, ASM1229523v2, whole genome shotgun sequence, a single window of DNA contains:
- the LOC140978668 gene encoding large ribosomal subunit protein uL29-like, with amino-acid sequence MARIKVHELRQKGKAELLAQLKDLKAELALLRVAKVTGGAPNKLSKIKVVRLSIAQVLTVISQKQKAALREVYKNKKYLPLDLRPKKTRAIRRRLTKHQASLKTEKQKKKDMYFPLRKYAIKV; translated from the exons ATGG CGAGGATTAAGGTGCACGAATTGAGGCAGAAGGGGAAGGCGGAGCTGTTGGCGCAGCTGAAGGATCTGAAGGCGGAGCTAGCGTTGCTTCGTGTTGCGAAAGTCACTGGCGGCGCACCTAATAAGCTGTCGAAGATAAAGGTGGTGAGGCTCTCGATTGCCCAGGTGCTGACTGTGATTTCTCAGAAGCAGAAAGCTGCGCTTAGGGAAGTTTACAAGAACAAGAAGTATTTGCCTCTCGATCTCCGACCCAAGAAGACGCGTGCCATCCGCCGCCGCCTCACCAAGCACCAG GCATCTTTGAAGACAGAAAAGCAGAAGAAGAAAGATATGTACTTCCCCCTCCGAAAGTACGctattaaagtttaa